The Dehalococcoides mccartyi CG5 genome contains the following window.
TGTTTATTATTCAGGACCTTACCAAACCCGAACACCATCCCATGCGCGGGTTGTATATATTCTATATGAAGTACGTTTTGCCTTTGTTCACCAGCATCTTGGGTACTGAAAAATCAGCTGCCCGCTGGCTTTATAAATCTGCCATGATGATGCCCACTAACGGGCAGATTGCTAAACTGATGGAAAGCAAGGGCTTTGAAAAATGCCAGTACAAGAGTTTGTCACTGGGTATTGCCTGCGTAATCTGGGGCTTTAAACCGGAGAAATCAGAATAAAATGAGCAGTATAAATGTAAGTGTGAAAGACCCCGGCTTCGAGTCTGAAGAGGCTCAGGCCCGCAAGCGTTATATGCTCCAGTTGTTTGGCTTTCAGGCTAAACACTATGACCTGCACGATGACATTATGGGTATGGGTATTCACCGCCGCTGGGGCAAAGAGATGGTTCTGGAGATACTGACTTATACCCGCAACATGCCGCAGGTAAAAATGCTGGACCTTGCTTGCGGTACCGGTTTTGTTACCTTCAATACCCTGCGGTACATGAAAAATGTGGATATAGACGCCTTTGATATTACTCCTGAAATGGTAGAAGTGGCCAAAGGCCGTCTCAAGAAAAATTTTGCGGATCGCAGTGTGAAATTCTGGGTGGGTGATGCCGAAATACCCTACGGAGACGCCAAGTACGATGTTATAGGTACCTGCTTCGCTTTCCGCAATTTTGCCAATAAAAATTTGGCTGCGGCTAATATTTTCAAGGCACTAAAACCGGGTGGTCTGCTGGTTCTGCAAGATATGACCAAACCTGAAAAACAGCCTATGCGAGGTATTTATCTCTTTGCCTTGAAAAATCTGATGCCCGTAATGGCACGGATAATCGGCACGGAAAAAAAGTCTGCCCGTTATCTGGCAAACTCGGTGCTGGCCATGCCCAGCAACGCTGAGATAACTGCCATATTGCAGAATCAGGGTTTTATAAATATCAAATCCCGCTATCAAAGCGGCGGTATGGGTACACTTACAGTGGCCTATAAGCCGGAGAGTTAAAATGGGTAAAGTGGATACACTGGCTTATGACATTGGCAATAACCGTACCCGTCACGTATATATAGGCAGTGGCATACTGGATAGCCTGCCTGGATGTGCCCGTGAATTGAATGCGGACAAGTTTTTTATTATTACCGATTCCAATCTTGAAAATATCCTCAAGGATAAAATCAAGAACTTGCTTGCCGGCGTGGCTGAAACCCATATTTTGGCTTTCCCTGCCGGTGAAGCCTCCAAGACATTGTCTACGCTGGAAGATATCGGCTCCAAAATCCTTGACCTCAGGGCTACCAAGTCCAGCGTTATTGTCTGTCTGGGGGGTGGGGTAGTAGGAAATCTGGGAGGCCTTACCGCAGCTCTCCTTTTCCGTGGTCTGCGCTTTTTCCATATACCTACCACCATGGTTGCCCAGATAGATAGTGCTATTGGTCAAAAACAGGCCGTGAATTACAAAATGGGCAAGAATCTGTTCGGTCAGTATTATGCCCCCGAGTTTGTTTTTATAGACTTTGATTTTCTGCGTACTTTGCCCGAACGCCAGATACGGGCCGGTTTGGCCGAATCTGTAAAACACGGCTTGTGTCAGGAATCCACCTTTTTTGACTATATAGAAGAACATGCCGGTGATTATTCGCCGAAGGTGATAGACTATATTTCCCGCCATACCATAGAGCTTAAACTGGAGCTTCTGAAGATTGACCCCTTTGAGGGCAAGCTTGATCCCCAGCTGGAGCTTGGGCATACCATAGGCCATGCGGTAGAGATTATTAAAAACGGTCAGCTTCTTCACGGTGAATCCATTGCCATTGGCATGGTGGCGGAAGCCGCCCTTTCCTGTGAGATGGGTTATATGAAACCTGAACTGGCCGCCAAAATAGAGCGTATTTTCAAGAAGCTGGGATTGCCGACCCGCATTCCGGCAGATGTTCCTCTGGAGGGCGTGCTGGAAGCCCTTCGCTATGACAACAAACGCCGTACTGCCCGTACAGACTTCTTTCTGCTTGAAGATTTTACCCGTTTCCACAAAGAAAATGGTAAAATAGGTACTAAGGTTTCTGAAGAGGTTTTGAAGAAGGTTCTTGAAAGCGCTTACTAGCGAACGTCCGGGTTTTCAGGAC
Protein-coding sequences here:
- a CDS encoding class I SAM-dependent methyltransferase — its product is MSSINVSVKDPGFESEEAQARKRYMLQLFGFQAKHYDLHDDIMGMGIHRRWGKEMVLEILTYTRNMPQVKMLDLACGTGFVTFNTLRYMKNVDIDAFDITPEMVEVAKGRLKKNFADRSVKFWVGDAEIPYGDAKYDVIGTCFAFRNFANKNLAAANIFKALKPGGLLVLQDMTKPEKQPMRGIYLFALKNLMPVMARIIGTEKKSARYLANSVLAMPSNAEITAILQNQGFINIKSRYQSGGMGTLTVAYKPES
- a CDS encoding iron-containing alcohol dehydrogenase, which gives rise to MGKVDTLAYDIGNNRTRHVYIGSGILDSLPGCARELNADKFFIITDSNLENILKDKIKNLLAGVAETHILAFPAGEASKTLSTLEDIGSKILDLRATKSSVIVCLGGGVVGNLGGLTAALLFRGLRFFHIPTTMVAQIDSAIGQKQAVNYKMGKNLFGQYYAPEFVFIDFDFLRTLPERQIRAGLAESVKHGLCQESTFFDYIEEHAGDYSPKVIDYISRHTIELKLELLKIDPFEGKLDPQLELGHTIGHAVEIIKNGQLLHGESIAIGMVAEAALSCEMGYMKPELAAKIERIFKKLGLPTRIPADVPLEGVLEALRYDNKRRTARTDFFLLEDFTRFHKENGKIGTKVSEEVLKKVLESAY